The Xiphophorus maculatus strain JP 163 A chromosome 21, X_maculatus-5.0-male, whole genome shotgun sequence genome window below encodes:
- the timm21 gene encoding mitochondrial import inner membrane translocase subunit Tim21 isoform X2 yields the protein MMAYAHILKVLHRSLRQTATQLCVQKCYVVHTHRALCTAPAFVRLGTKISSLDCLTASQTHQVASVHCTARSRSSPEDRGKSVSRYQSGTPKPSAAQKVKDAGRDFTYLIVVLIGLGVTGGLLYVVFQELFSSSSPNKVYSRAFDIVKSHPEVRIRLCSNCDNKLPMCWLRLNNNFKIAKYAPPLPSMFTYFRKH from the exons ATGATGGCTTATGCTCACATTTTGAAAGTGCTGCACAGAAGTCTGAGACAAACCGCGACACAACTCTGCGTGCAAAAGTGCTACGTTGTCCACACGCACAGGGCATTGTGCACAGCGCCAGCATTTGTCCGTCTCGGGACAAAGATTTCTTCACTGGACTGTCTCACTGCAAGTCAGACACACCAAGTTGCGTCTGTCCATTGTACAGCCAGAAGCAGAAGCAGCCCCGAAGACAGAGGCAAGTCTGTGTCCAGGTATCAGAGTGGGACCCCTAAACCTTCAGCTGCACAGAAAG TGAAAGACGCTGGAAGAGATTTCACCTACTTGATAGTAGTTCTCATCGGGCTGGGAGTGACAG GTGGGCTGCTGTATGTGGTGTTTCAAGAGCTGTTTTCTTCCTCGAGCCCAAACAAGGTCTACAGCAGAGCTTTTGACATAGTCAAATCCCACCCAGAGGTGAGAATAAGGCTGTGCTCAAACTGTGACAATAAGTTGCCAATGTGCTGGCTCCGTTtgaacaacaactttaaaatcgcAAAATATGCTCCACCATTACCATCAATGTTTacttacttccgcaaacactga
- the timm21 gene encoding mitochondrial import inner membrane translocase subunit Tim21 isoform X1, with amino-acid sequence MMAYAHILKVLHRSLRQTATQLCVQKCYVVHTHRALCTAPAFVRLGTKISSLDCLTASQTHQVASVHCTARSRSSPEDRGKSVSRYQSGTPKPSAAQKVKDAGRDFTYLIVVLIGLGVTGGLLYVVFQELFSSSSPNKVYSRAFDIVKSHPEVIGAFGEPIKCYGETTRRGRRQQVSHVEYMKDGLKHMRLKFYIEGSEPGLKGTVHSESKENAETGKYEFRYLFVDVDTYPRRSIIVEDNR; translated from the exons ATGATGGCTTATGCTCACATTTTGAAAGTGCTGCACAGAAGTCTGAGACAAACCGCGACACAACTCTGCGTGCAAAAGTGCTACGTTGTCCACACGCACAGGGCATTGTGCACAGCGCCAGCATTTGTCCGTCTCGGGACAAAGATTTCTTCACTGGACTGTCTCACTGCAAGTCAGACACACCAAGTTGCGTCTGTCCATTGTACAGCCAGAAGCAGAAGCAGCCCCGAAGACAGAGGCAAGTCTGTGTCCAGGTATCAGAGTGGGACCCCTAAACCTTCAGCTGCACAGAAAG TGAAAGACGCTGGAAGAGATTTCACCTACTTGATAGTAGTTCTCATCGGGCTGGGAGTGACAG GTGGGCTGCTGTATGTGGTGTTTCAAGAGCTGTTTTCTTCCTCGAGCCCAAACAAGGTCTACAGCAGAGCTTTTGACATAGTCAAATCCCACCCAGAG GTGATTGGTGCCTTTGGCGAGCCAATCAAATGCTATGGTGAGACCACCCGTCGAGGAAGGAGGCAGCAAGTCAG TCACGTGGAGTACATGAAGGATGGACTAAAACACATGAGGCTTAAATTTTACATTGAAGGCTCAGAACCGGGCTTGAAAGGAACGGTTCACTCGGAGTCAAAAGAG aaTGCTGAAACTGGAAAATATGAATTTCGCTATCTATTTGTGGACGTAGACACATACCCCAGGAGGAGCATTATTGTGGAAGACAACAGATGA